In the genome of Rhodamnia argentea isolate NSW1041297 chromosome 3, ASM2092103v1, whole genome shotgun sequence, one region contains:
- the LOC115754709 gene encoding ABC transporter C family member 10-like isoform X2, with product MENSEDRENGFVHEPLLDKEQGDNVTPFAKAGLLSKMSFWWLNALMKLGKEKILEDEDIPRLRVEERAETCYSRFMQQLHKEKRKNSCDAYSILSAIFYCEWRGILISGFFALTKVLALSTGPLFLIAFIAVAEGEEAFEYESYVLAGGLFLAKCLESLSERQWYFRARLIGLRIRSFLSAAICQKQLRLSSAAKMTHSPGQIVNYVTSDAYRIGEFPYWFHQIWSTSLQLCLALAIVYYAVGLATLAALMVLILIVALTSPMAKLQLKYQRKLMEAQDKRLKVISEALANMKVLKLYAWEKHFKKVIEELRKDESEWIAAVLWQKGYYMVLFWSSPVLVPAITFWACYFMGIPLTASNVFMFLASLRIVQEPIRLIPDVVGSFIQANVSLSRIAEFLDAPELENKPTNQQSDDEVPEMAVFLDSREISWDSGTSKATLRNINLSVGKGEKVAICGEVGSGKSTLLAAILGEVPYINGIVRVHGRMAYVSQTAWIQTGNIQENILFGSVMDSVKYREVIQKCSLAKDMEMFPFGDQTQIGERGVNLSGGQKQRIQLARALYQDADVYLLDDPFSAVDAHTATSLFNEYVMEALSQKTVLLVTHQVDFLPAFNSILLMSSGQIVNAGSYDQLMASCQEFQDLVDAHHTTAGSGNRIRMVSSRMPGYLKEEIQKIDVEEQLKASPGSQLIKEEEREIGDSGFKPYLQYMKHNKGFLFFALATLAHAIFIAGQLAQNYWLASEVNSTSVSTIELNSVYTGIGIVLGLFLLIRSYFIVYLGCGASYAIFSGLLHSLIRAPMSFYDSTPLGRILSRVSSDLSIIDVDVAFKLTIALGSTMNTYSSFLILAFLTWPVLFVIIPMIYLTLIIQKYYYASSNELMRLDGTTKSTLASHLAESIAGAMTIRAFGQEDRFFSRSLCLIDANASPYFHSFSANEWLVQRLEVLCAIVLTSSALAITFLDLGSSSSGYVGMALSYGLSLNVFLVISVQFQCSLSNLIVSVERLEQYMHIQSEAPEVIEDSRPAPDWPSSGNVEIYDLKVRYRPDSPLVLHGISCKIKGGHKIGIVGRTGSGKTTLISALFRIVEPTNGKIIVDGLDITTIGLHDLRSHFAVIPQDPTLFGGTVRYNLDPLSEHTDEEIWEVLGKCQLREVIQDKEKGLESLVVQDGSNWSMGQRQLFCLGRALLRRSQILVLDEATASIDNATDAVLQRTIRTEFADCTVITVAHRIPTVMDCTMVLSISDGRLAEYDDPMKLVGKEDSLFGQLYKEYWSRTSNASDYPDNL from the exons ATGGAGAATAGCGAGGACCGCGAAAATGGCTTTGTGCATGAACCTTTGCTGGACAAAGAACAGGGCGATAACGTCACTCCTTTCGCCAAGGCGGGATTACTCAGCAAGATGTCCTTTTGGTGGTTGAATGCGCTGATGAAATTGGGGAAAGAGAAGATCcttgaagatgaggatatcCCGCGTCTCAGGGTGGAAGAACGAGCGGAAACATGTTACTCGAGGTTCATGCAGCAACTGcacaaagaaaagaggaagaactcATGTGACGCCTACTCTATCTTGTCCGCGATATTCTACTGCGAATGGAGAGGTATTTTAATTTCCGGCTTCTTTGCTTTGACCAAGGTCTTGGCTCTCTCCACTGGGCCTTTGTTCCTCATAGCCTTCATCGCCGTCGCCGAGGGTGAGGAGGCTTTCGAGTATGAGAGTTACGTGCTAGCCGGAGGATTGTTCCTGGCCAAATGCTTGGAATCTCTATCGGAAAGGCAATGGTATTTTAGAGCAAGACTGATTGGACTCCGAATAAGATCTTTTCTGTCGGCGGCGATTTGTCAGAAGCAACTGCGGCTCTCCAGTGCGGCGAAAATGACTCACTCTCCTGGCCAGATAGTAAACTATGTCACTTCAGATGCTTATCGGATCGGTGAGTTCCCTTACTGGTTTCACCAGATATGGTCGACTTCCCTTCAACTGTGCCTCGCATTAGCCATTGTTTACTACGCTGTGGGCCTCGCAACTTTGGCGGCTCTCATGGTGCTCATATTGATTGTCGCCCTGACTTCTCCGATGGCCAAATTGCAACTCAAGTACCAAAGAAAACTCATGGAGGCTCAAGATAAAAGGCTGAAGGTGATCTCGGAGGCGCTTGCGAATATGAAGGTGTTGAAGTTGTATGCTTGGGAGAAGCACTTCAAGAAAGTCATCGAGGAGCTGAGGAAAGACGAATCGGAGTGGATCGCAGCTGTTTTGTGGCAAAAGGGTTACTATATGGTCCTGTTTTGGTCTTCACCGGTTTTAGTTCCTGCCATTACTTTCTGGGCATGCTACTTCATGGGCATTCCCTTGACCGCGAGCAATGTCTTCATGTTCTTGGCGAGCTTAAGAATCGTTCAGGAACCGATCAGATTGATCCCTGATGTGGTCGGGTCCTTCATCCAGGCTAACGTTTCGTTGTCTCGGATTGCTGAATTTCTAGATGCACCTGAATTGGAAAATAAGCCAACAAATCAACAGAGTGATGATGAGGTGCCAGAGATGGCTGTTTTCTTGGATTCACGTGAGATTTCATGGGACAGTGGTACCTCAAAGGCGACATTGAGGAACATAAATTTGTCGGtcggaaaaggagagaaagtaGCTATATGTGGGGAAGTTGGGTCAGGGAAATCTACCCTTTTAGCTGCAATTCTCGGAGAGGTTCCATACATCAATGGCATT GTGCGCGTTCATGGTAGGATGGCATATGTGTCTCAGACGGCGTGGATCCAGACCGGGAATATACAAGAAAACATCCTATTCGGATCCGTCATGGACTCTGTCAAATATCGAGAAGTAATTCAGAAGTGTTCCCTGGCCAAGGACATGGAGATGTTTCCCTTTGGCGATCAAACTCAAATAGGGGAGAGGGGCGTCAATTTGAGCGGCGGACAGAAGCAAAGGATACAACTTGCACGCGCTCTGTATCAGGACGCGGATGTGTATCTGTTGGATGATCCCTTCAGCGCCGTGGATGCTCATACAGCGACGAGcttatttaat GAATATGTCATGGAAGCTTTATCCCAGAAGACTGTTTTGCTTGTTACGCATCAAGTTGACTTCCTTCCAGCTTTTAACTCCATCTTG TTAATGTCATCCGGACAAATTGTAAATGCCGGCTCATACGATCAGTTGATGGCTTCTTGCCAAGAATTTCAGGACCTTGTCGACGCGCATCACACGACCGCTGGCTCTGGAAATCGTATCAGAATGGTTTCATCAAGAATGCCCGGATATTTGAAGGAGGAGATCCAGAAAATAGATGTAGAGGAACAGCTCAAGGCCTCTCCGGGAAGTCAATTGAttaaggaggaagaaagagagatagGAGACAGCGGTTTCAAGCCCTACTTGCAGTATATGAAACACAACAAGGGCTTTTTGTTTTTCGCCTTGGCAACATTAGCTCACGCAATTTTCATAGCCGGGCAGCTCGCGCAAAATTACTGGTTGGCTTCTGAAGTCAACAGTACAAGTGTGAGCACCATCGAGTTGAACTCTGTTTACACTGGGATCGGCATTGTCCTCGGTCTCTTTTTGCTTATTAGGTCATATTTCATAGTCTATCTAGGTTGCGGTGCCTCGTACGCCATATTCTCTGGGTTGTTGCACTCCCTTATCCGAGCGCCAATGTCCTTTTACGACTCAACTCCTTTGGGAAGAATACTCAGCCGG GTTTCTTCAGACTTAAGCATCATCGATGTCGACGTGGCGTTCAAGTTAACCATTGCCCTCGGTTCCACGATGAATACCTACTCGAGCTTTCTGATACTCGCTTTTCTCACATGGCCGGTTTTATTTGTGATCATACCCATGATTTATCTGACGCTGATCATACAG AAATACTACTACGCTTCTTCTAATGAGTTGATGCGACTAGACGGCACCACCAAGTCTACACTCGCAAGCCACCTCGCCGAGTCCATCGCCGGAGCGATGACAATCAGAGCATTTGGCCAGGAAGACCGATTCTTTTCAAGAAGTCTTTGCCTTATTGATGCGAATGCAAGTCCGTATTTTCACAGCTTTTCGGCCAATGAGTGGCTGGTCCAACGTCTGGAAGTCCTGTGTGCCATTGTCCTAACGTCCTCGGCCCTCGCAATTACTTTTCTTGATCTCGGGTCCTCTTCCTCCG GATATGTTGGAATGGCGCTGTCGTACGGTCTATCTTTAAATGTCTTCCTGGTCATTTCCGTCCAATTCCAGTGCTCGCTATCGAATTTGATCGTTTCTGTAGAAAGGCTGGAGCAGTACATGCACATTCAAAGTGAAGCTCCAGAAGTGATCGAAGATAGCCGACCAGCGCCGGACTGGCCTTCTTCTGGCAATGTTGAGATTTATGATCTAAAG GTAAGGTATCGGCCTGATTCCCCCCTCGTTCTTCATGGGATAAGCTGTAAAATAAAAGGAGGGCACAAGATTGGGATTGTTGGCCGGACCGGTAGTGGAAAGACAACTCTCATCAGTGCTTTGTTCCGTATCGTGGAACCTACCAATGGGAAAATAATTGTCGACGGCCTAGACATAACCACTATCGGACTTCATGACCTGAGATCACATTTTGCGGTCATCCCACAAGATCCGACACTTTTTGGAGGGACAGTTCGATACAACCTGGACCCCTTGTCCGAGCACACCGACGAGGAAATATGGGAG GTTCTAGGAAAATGTCAGCTCCGGGAGGTCATACAAGATAAAGAGAAGGGCCTGGAATCACTAG TGGTACAGGACGGATCTAACTGGAGCATGGGGCAACGGCAATTGTTTTGCCTAGGACGAGCATTGCTGAGGCGAAGCCAGATCCTAGTCCTGGACGAAGCCACTGCATCTATAGATAACGCGACCGATGCGGTCCTCCAGAGGACTATACGAACGGAATTCGCAGACTGCACGGTCATAACTGTGGCCCACCGGATCCCGACTGTCATGGACTGCACAATGGTGCTGTCAATAAGTGATG GGAGATTGGCAGAGTACGATGATCCTATGAAATTGGTAGGCAAGGAGGATTCGCTGTTCGGGCAGCTTTACAAGGAGTACTGGTCTCGAACGTCGAATGCGAGTGATTATCCCGACAACTTGTGA
- the LOC115754709 gene encoding ABC transporter C family member 10-like isoform X1: MENSEDRENGFVHEPLLDKEQGDNVTPFAKAGLLSKMSFWWLNALMKLGKEKILEDEDIPRLRVEERAETCYSRFMQQLHKEKRKNSCDAYSILSAIFYCEWRGILISGFFALTKVLALSTGPLFLIAFIAVAEGEEAFEYESYVLAGGLFLAKCLESLSERQWYFRARLIGLRIRSFLSAAICQKQLRLSSAAKMTHSPGQIVNYVTSDAYRIGEFPYWFHQIWSTSLQLCLALAIVYYAVGLATLAALMVLILIVALTSPMAKLQLKYQRKLMEAQDKRLKVISEALANMKVLKLYAWEKHFKKVIEELRKDESEWIAAVLWQKGYYMVLFWSSPVLVPAITFWACYFMGIPLTASNVFMFLASLRIVQEPIRLIPDVVGSFIQANVSLSRIAEFLDAPELENKPTNQQSDDEVPEMAVFLDSREISWDSGTSKATLRNINLSVGKGEKVAICGEVGSGKSTLLAAILGEVPYINGIVRVHGRMAYVSQTAWIQTGNIQENILFGSVMDSVKYREVIQKCSLAKDMEMFPFGDQTQIGERGVNLSGGQKQRIQLARALYQDADVYLLDDPFSAVDAHTATSLFNEYVMEALSQKTVLLVTHQVDFLPAFNSILLMSSGQIVNAGSYDQLMASCQEFQDLVDAHHTTAGSGNRIRMVSSRMPGYLKEEIQKIDVEEQLKASPGSQLIKEEEREIGDSGFKPYLQYMKHNKGFLFFALATLAHAIFIAGQLAQNYWLASEVNSTSVSTIELNSVYTGIGIVLGLFLLIRSYFIVYLGCGASYAIFSGLLHSLIRAPMSFYDSTPLGRILSRHHRCRRGVQVNHCPRFHDEYLLELSDTRFSHMAGFICDHTHDLSDADHTALAFIFHLLQKYYYASSNELMRLDGTTKSTLASHLAESIAGAMTIRAFGQEDRFFSRSLCLIDANASPYFHSFSANEWLVQRLEVLCAIVLTSSALAITFLDLGSSSSGYVGMALSYGLSLNVFLVISVQFQCSLSNLIVSVERLEQYMHIQSEAPEVIEDSRPAPDWPSSGNVEIYDLKVRYRPDSPLVLHGISCKIKGGHKIGIVGRTGSGKTTLISALFRIVEPTNGKIIVDGLDITTIGLHDLRSHFAVIPQDPTLFGGTVRYNLDPLSEHTDEEIWEVLGKCQLREVIQDKEKGLESLVVQDGSNWSMGQRQLFCLGRALLRRSQILVLDEATASIDNATDAVLQRTIRTEFADCTVITVAHRIPTVMDCTMVLSISDGRLAEYDDPMKLVGKEDSLFGQLYKEYWSRTSNASDYPDNL, encoded by the exons ATGGAGAATAGCGAGGACCGCGAAAATGGCTTTGTGCATGAACCTTTGCTGGACAAAGAACAGGGCGATAACGTCACTCCTTTCGCCAAGGCGGGATTACTCAGCAAGATGTCCTTTTGGTGGTTGAATGCGCTGATGAAATTGGGGAAAGAGAAGATCcttgaagatgaggatatcCCGCGTCTCAGGGTGGAAGAACGAGCGGAAACATGTTACTCGAGGTTCATGCAGCAACTGcacaaagaaaagaggaagaactcATGTGACGCCTACTCTATCTTGTCCGCGATATTCTACTGCGAATGGAGAGGTATTTTAATTTCCGGCTTCTTTGCTTTGACCAAGGTCTTGGCTCTCTCCACTGGGCCTTTGTTCCTCATAGCCTTCATCGCCGTCGCCGAGGGTGAGGAGGCTTTCGAGTATGAGAGTTACGTGCTAGCCGGAGGATTGTTCCTGGCCAAATGCTTGGAATCTCTATCGGAAAGGCAATGGTATTTTAGAGCAAGACTGATTGGACTCCGAATAAGATCTTTTCTGTCGGCGGCGATTTGTCAGAAGCAACTGCGGCTCTCCAGTGCGGCGAAAATGACTCACTCTCCTGGCCAGATAGTAAACTATGTCACTTCAGATGCTTATCGGATCGGTGAGTTCCCTTACTGGTTTCACCAGATATGGTCGACTTCCCTTCAACTGTGCCTCGCATTAGCCATTGTTTACTACGCTGTGGGCCTCGCAACTTTGGCGGCTCTCATGGTGCTCATATTGATTGTCGCCCTGACTTCTCCGATGGCCAAATTGCAACTCAAGTACCAAAGAAAACTCATGGAGGCTCAAGATAAAAGGCTGAAGGTGATCTCGGAGGCGCTTGCGAATATGAAGGTGTTGAAGTTGTATGCTTGGGAGAAGCACTTCAAGAAAGTCATCGAGGAGCTGAGGAAAGACGAATCGGAGTGGATCGCAGCTGTTTTGTGGCAAAAGGGTTACTATATGGTCCTGTTTTGGTCTTCACCGGTTTTAGTTCCTGCCATTACTTTCTGGGCATGCTACTTCATGGGCATTCCCTTGACCGCGAGCAATGTCTTCATGTTCTTGGCGAGCTTAAGAATCGTTCAGGAACCGATCAGATTGATCCCTGATGTGGTCGGGTCCTTCATCCAGGCTAACGTTTCGTTGTCTCGGATTGCTGAATTTCTAGATGCACCTGAATTGGAAAATAAGCCAACAAATCAACAGAGTGATGATGAGGTGCCAGAGATGGCTGTTTTCTTGGATTCACGTGAGATTTCATGGGACAGTGGTACCTCAAAGGCGACATTGAGGAACATAAATTTGTCGGtcggaaaaggagagaaagtaGCTATATGTGGGGAAGTTGGGTCAGGGAAATCTACCCTTTTAGCTGCAATTCTCGGAGAGGTTCCATACATCAATGGCATT GTGCGCGTTCATGGTAGGATGGCATATGTGTCTCAGACGGCGTGGATCCAGACCGGGAATATACAAGAAAACATCCTATTCGGATCCGTCATGGACTCTGTCAAATATCGAGAAGTAATTCAGAAGTGTTCCCTGGCCAAGGACATGGAGATGTTTCCCTTTGGCGATCAAACTCAAATAGGGGAGAGGGGCGTCAATTTGAGCGGCGGACAGAAGCAAAGGATACAACTTGCACGCGCTCTGTATCAGGACGCGGATGTGTATCTGTTGGATGATCCCTTCAGCGCCGTGGATGCTCATACAGCGACGAGcttatttaat GAATATGTCATGGAAGCTTTATCCCAGAAGACTGTTTTGCTTGTTACGCATCAAGTTGACTTCCTTCCAGCTTTTAACTCCATCTTG TTAATGTCATCCGGACAAATTGTAAATGCCGGCTCATACGATCAGTTGATGGCTTCTTGCCAAGAATTTCAGGACCTTGTCGACGCGCATCACACGACCGCTGGCTCTGGAAATCGTATCAGAATGGTTTCATCAAGAATGCCCGGATATTTGAAGGAGGAGATCCAGAAAATAGATGTAGAGGAACAGCTCAAGGCCTCTCCGGGAAGTCAATTGAttaaggaggaagaaagagagatagGAGACAGCGGTTTCAAGCCCTACTTGCAGTATATGAAACACAACAAGGGCTTTTTGTTTTTCGCCTTGGCAACATTAGCTCACGCAATTTTCATAGCCGGGCAGCTCGCGCAAAATTACTGGTTGGCTTCTGAAGTCAACAGTACAAGTGTGAGCACCATCGAGTTGAACTCTGTTTACACTGGGATCGGCATTGTCCTCGGTCTCTTTTTGCTTATTAGGTCATATTTCATAGTCTATCTAGGTTGCGGTGCCTCGTACGCCATATTCTCTGGGTTGTTGCACTCCCTTATCCGAGCGCCAATGTCCTTTTACGACTCAACTCCTTTGGGAAGAATACTCAGCCGG CATCATCGATGTCGACGTGGCGTTCAAGTTAACCATTGCCCTCGGTTCCACGATGAATACCTACTCGAGCTTTCTGATACTCGCTTTTCTCACATGGCCGGTTTTATTTGTGATCATACCCATGATTTATCTGACGCTGATCATACAG CATTAGCTTTTATCTTTCATTTGCTACAGAAATACTACTACGCTTCTTCTAATGAGTTGATGCGACTAGACGGCACCACCAAGTCTACACTCGCAAGCCACCTCGCCGAGTCCATCGCCGGAGCGATGACAATCAGAGCATTTGGCCAGGAAGACCGATTCTTTTCAAGAAGTCTTTGCCTTATTGATGCGAATGCAAGTCCGTATTTTCACAGCTTTTCGGCCAATGAGTGGCTGGTCCAACGTCTGGAAGTCCTGTGTGCCATTGTCCTAACGTCCTCGGCCCTCGCAATTACTTTTCTTGATCTCGGGTCCTCTTCCTCCG GATATGTTGGAATGGCGCTGTCGTACGGTCTATCTTTAAATGTCTTCCTGGTCATTTCCGTCCAATTCCAGTGCTCGCTATCGAATTTGATCGTTTCTGTAGAAAGGCTGGAGCAGTACATGCACATTCAAAGTGAAGCTCCAGAAGTGATCGAAGATAGCCGACCAGCGCCGGACTGGCCTTCTTCTGGCAATGTTGAGATTTATGATCTAAAG GTAAGGTATCGGCCTGATTCCCCCCTCGTTCTTCATGGGATAAGCTGTAAAATAAAAGGAGGGCACAAGATTGGGATTGTTGGCCGGACCGGTAGTGGAAAGACAACTCTCATCAGTGCTTTGTTCCGTATCGTGGAACCTACCAATGGGAAAATAATTGTCGACGGCCTAGACATAACCACTATCGGACTTCATGACCTGAGATCACATTTTGCGGTCATCCCACAAGATCCGACACTTTTTGGAGGGACAGTTCGATACAACCTGGACCCCTTGTCCGAGCACACCGACGAGGAAATATGGGAG GTTCTAGGAAAATGTCAGCTCCGGGAGGTCATACAAGATAAAGAGAAGGGCCTGGAATCACTAG TGGTACAGGACGGATCTAACTGGAGCATGGGGCAACGGCAATTGTTTTGCCTAGGACGAGCATTGCTGAGGCGAAGCCAGATCCTAGTCCTGGACGAAGCCACTGCATCTATAGATAACGCGACCGATGCGGTCCTCCAGAGGACTATACGAACGGAATTCGCAGACTGCACGGTCATAACTGTGGCCCACCGGATCCCGACTGTCATGGACTGCACAATGGTGCTGTCAATAAGTGATG GGAGATTGGCAGAGTACGATGATCCTATGAAATTGGTAGGCAAGGAGGATTCGCTGTTCGGGCAGCTTTACAAGGAGTACTGGTCTCGAACGTCGAATGCGAGTGATTATCCCGACAACTTGTGA